The following proteins are encoded in a genomic region of uncultured Hyphomonas sp.:
- a CDS encoding metallophosphoesterase: MHLADIHFGAADPNVIDAAGRYIEQVAPHAVIVSGDLTQSGKHREFEAARKWLQDLGLPCACTPGNHDTPMFQLHHRVLNPFGRYEKYLSDYAFPLRLGNIRIDGLNTARGWQARRNWAEGSVDLEDLDAIVEQEASERIRLLSCHHPFIPPTGTPLQTETRRGHRASNRLGASPINVLLTGHVHAPQAEIIQVPEGRYIAVTAGTLSMRLRSVPPSFNVLDFDGDVMSVTAVSYGGNGFVRKTNSIWDLSRMEQLRPPGVVSA; the protein is encoded by the coding sequence GTGCATCTTGCGGACATTCATTTTGGGGCTGCCGATCCGAACGTGATCGACGCGGCCGGCCGGTACATCGAACAGGTTGCGCCGCATGCTGTCATTGTGTCCGGAGACCTGACACAAAGCGGGAAACACCGGGAATTCGAGGCGGCACGAAAGTGGCTGCAGGATCTGGGCCTGCCTTGCGCCTGTACGCCCGGCAATCATGATACCCCCATGTTCCAGCTGCACCATCGTGTGCTGAACCCGTTCGGCCGGTATGAGAAATACCTTTCGGACTATGCATTTCCCCTGCGCCTGGGAAACATCCGGATCGATGGGTTGAACACTGCGCGTGGGTGGCAGGCGCGGCGCAATTGGGCGGAAGGGTCTGTGGATCTTGAAGATCTTGACGCCATTGTGGAGCAGGAAGCCTCTGAAAGGATCCGATTGCTCAGCTGTCACCATCCATTCATTCCGCCGACGGGTACGCCGCTGCAGACGGAAACGCGGCGCGGGCACCGTGCCAGCAACAGGCTGGGAGCAAGCCCAATCAATGTCCTGCTGACCGGACATGTCCATGCGCCGCAGGCCGAAATCATCCAGGTGCCTGAGGGCCGCTACATTGCGGTCACAGCAGGAACGCTGTCGATGCGGCTTCGTAGCGTACCTCCCTCCTTCAATGTGCTCGACTTTGACGGCGATGTGATGAGCGTGACAGCGGTCAGCTATGGCGGAAACGGCTTTGTACGGAAAACAAACAGCATTTGGGATCTCTCAAGGATGGAACAGTTGCGTCCCCCGGGCGTTGTATCAGCGTGA